In Bradyrhizobium paxllaeri, the genomic stretch CTTGCCTCGGTGGTGGCACTCACAAGCTCGCCCAGAAGAGCCTGAACCCGCCTGAAGTAGAGAGCGCCGACTTCGGTGAGCGACACGCGCCGCGTCGTGCGCGAGAGCAGCCGGACGCCAAGCCGCTGCTCAAGCTGGCTGACGCGCCGGGAGATCACCGATGCGTCGCGTCCGATCTGCTTCGCAGCGCCAGCGAAGTTGCCAGCCTCGCCGACGGCAACGAAGGCTGTCAGTTCCTCCAGTGATCCATGCTCCGACAATTCCTGCATGATTTGCACGAGTTTAATGCCGTCGAACCCGATTATCGGCACGGCCTGCACGTTCTACATCGGGCGCATCGAAAGGTCGAAGGGAAACACGCCATGAAGACATTTCTCAGCATCGGAGCCGGCCCAGGCATGGGCTTCGCGACCGCCGAGCGGTTCGCCAGGGAGGGATTCCAATTGATTTTGGCCGCCCGGAACGCGGCCAGAACCGAGCAGTTAGCCGACAAGCTCAAGTCGAAAGGGTACAGGGCCGAAGTTCGAACGGTGGATTCGAGCAATCCGGAGAGCGTCGCCAAACTGGTCGCGGAAGTCGAAAAGCAGCACGGCTCCATCGACGTCTTGCACTACAACGCTGCCGCCATGCGCAAGGCGACCCTCGCGGAGCAGCCGCGCGACACCTTCAATGGCGATCTGGCCGCGAACATCGGCGGCGCCCTCGTTGCTGCTCAGGCCGTCGCTCCGAAGATGGAAGAGCAGAAGTCCGGTGCGATCTTGTTGACGGGAGGCGGCTTCGCGCTTGCTCCCAGCCCGGACTATCTGTCGCTCAGCATCGGCAAGGCCGGCATCCGTGCGTTGGCGCTTGGGCTCTTCGAGCCCTTCCGGGAAAAGGGAATCCACGTCGCGACGGTGACGGTCGCTGCGTTCGTGTCGCCGGATTCAAAGGAAGCCGCATCGGTCGCCGAGCACTTCTGGCGCCTTTACAGCCAGCCGCGGGACGCCTGGACCGCCGAAGCAACCTACAGTCCGGCCAACGTCTGAACGGCGAACCGATCCCATCGATCGCCAACACCGACCGCAGCAGGCCGACTGCCGGCCTGGGCAAGGGAGCAATTCTGGAGAACGAGATGACTTCGGCAATTCGAATAGAAACCACGGGAGGACCTGACGTCCTCAGGCTCGAGCAGGTCGAACAGGAAGCTCCCAAGTCCGGTCAAGCCTGGATAGAGCACGACGCCATTGGCGTGAATTACCTCGACGTCACGCAACGCAATGGCGCGGTGCCGATACCGCTGCCGAGCGGTCTCGGACTGGAGGGCGCGGGACGCGTCACGGCGATTGGCCCCGATGTCGAGAACGTCGCGGTCGGCGATCGGGTCGGCTACGCGCTCGGTCCCCTTGGCAGCTATGCGACCGGCCGCCTCTATCCCGCTAATCGTCTGGTCAAGCTTCCGGACGCAATCAAGTCCGAGGATGCGGCGGCGGTGATCTTCAAGGGCATCACGGCCCAGTACCTCATCAAGAGCACGTTTCAAGTCAAGTCCGGGACGACGGTTCTGCTTTATGGCGCCGCTGGAGCGCTCGGCCAGATCCTCGCGCCCTGGGCGAAGCACTTGGGCGCCTTCGTGATCGGTGTCGTATCGAAGGACGCGAGCGCTCCGCGCGCGAAGGCGGCGGGATGCGATGCCGTCGTAATCTGGAACGAAGACCTTCCGGCCGAGATCAGGCGGCTGACGGCTGGTCGTATGGCCGACGTCGTCTATGACGGTGTCGGACGGACCACGTTTGCCGCCTCATTGGACAGTCTGCGGCCGCGCGGTACGATGGTGTCGTTCGGCGCCTCGACGGGCGCGCCTCCGCCGGTAGAAGTTGGAACGCTTAACGCCAAGGGCTCGCTCTTTCTGACGCGTCCCGGACTGGCTGCGCACGCGACCGAGATCGGCGAATATCGTGAGCGCGTCCTCGACGTGTTCGACGCCGTGGAACGCGGTATCATCAAGCCGTCGGTCTGGAAGACCTACGCATTGTCCGATGCTGCGGGCGCGCACGAAGCCCTCGAACACGGAAGGTCGGCCGGCGCCATCGTTCTGAAACCGTAAGTGGAAGCCGCCATTGACGCCGTACTTCACGATGGCCGCGGCGCGTGGCGCTCTGTACGCGGCCGCCCTTCATGATTCTGAAGCGATGTGAGCAGCGTCCTCGAGTCCGCGCTAATCACCGGTCAGCAAATGGTACTTCCGCCCGAGCCGGCGATGCACAGACATCACGGCACGGTCGACGTCACTGATCAGGCTGTCACCGAGAAACACGTTGGGAATTTCCCAGTTTCGTCCCTCGCGGATGTTGGGAAGCCCGCGCACGGCAGGAACGGACGCGGTTTCGCATCCCGGCTGGCTGCGAAGCGCCTGGTCAGCGATCTCGGTCAATTCCGCCCTGGTCTTGCCGGTCGTCACTGCTGGCCGATGCCTTCCAGCTCCTTGGCGCGCGCTTCCGTCATGCTGCGCATGCATTCGCCGGCTTCGAGCCGCGCGATGGTGCCCTCGCCCATTCCGTAATAGAGGCAGTTGGCGTCGCGATACTGGATCCACAGCCGCTGCGCGGCGCGGAACTGTTCGCGCTGCTTGTCACCCGCGGCGCCCAGTGCCTTCTGATAGGCCGTGTTCAGGCGCTTGTCCCATTGCGCGGTCTTCGCCTTGAGGCATTCGACCATCTGGTAGGTGTTGCCGTCGCAGGATTGTTCTGACACGTCCTGATCGCCCGCATGGGCGATCGAGACCAGCGCCAGCAGCGTCGCGGCGCCGAGTACGGTTCGCAGCATCATGCTCATCCCTGCGGCGTCAGCCCGAGGCGTTTGGCGACGATCCTGTCGATTGTGCGCTTGGGCAACACGGCAGCCATGAACAGCTGCATCGGATCAGGCGTGATTGTGTAGCGCACTTTCGGCTTCGGCAGCGTCAAGGCCTCGAAAACCTTCTCGGCAATCATCTCGGCCGGCAATCCCTTCGCACCAAGCGCAAGCATATAGGCGCGGATCTTTTCCAGCGCCGGCAAATACGGCGAGTTCTTGTAGGGCGAGATGTCGACCTCCTCGGCCTTGCTCCAGATCGGCGTCTTGACCGCGCCCGGCGCGATGATGATGACGTCGATCCCGAACAGCATCAGCTCGCGGCGCAGGCTCTCCGACAATCCCTCGATGGCGTGCTTGGAGGCGGAATAGGCCGAGGTCATCGGATTGCCGTTCTTGCCGGCGACCGAGGAGATCATCACGATCCGTCCCTTCGGCCCCTTCAGGGTCGGATCGGAGCCGAGCAGCGGCCCGAACGCCTGGGTCGCGATGATCGGCCCGATGAAATTGACCTCCATCTGGCGGCGGAATTCGTCGGCGGCGAGCTCCAGCACCGGACCTGACACCGCGATCCCGGCATTGTTGACGAGGCCGGCCAGCGTTTCGCCATTCAGGACGGCGCGAACCTCGCGCCCGGCGGCCAGCACCGCGGCCTCGTCGGTGACGTCGAAGATCAGCGGCGTGAAGCTCGGCCCGAACTCGCCTTTGAGGCGGTCGGCGTCGGCCTGCTTGCGGACGCTGCCGAACACGCGGAAGCCGCGGTCGAGCAGCAATTTTGCACTGGCCCAGCCGATGCCGGTGGAAGCGCCGGTGACGACGACAGATCTCATGGTCCAAGCCCTTGGTCGGAGGTTTTAATGAAGTTCGTCGTGAAGGAATGCTTAAGCGCCGGTTGGCGTGCTTCCTTCGCGGGGTGCGTCCAGCCTTGACGGCGTCTTGTTCGGCAAGTTGCTATTCGATTTTTCCCGGGAACGGTTTGGTGAGGATAGCAGCCGGACCGGGATACCGGAAGCGGCGCCGCAAGCCCGATCCTGTCAGACATGCGCGATTTATCGCGTGAAATCGCCGCATACGCCCCGATCGCCTTGGTAAAGCAATTCGCAACGCGGCATTTGCAATGCTCGGCATGCTTTCGACGTCGGCGTGGCCGACGGCGATCGAAATCCATGTATTGCCCGTTTCGGATGCAGCCACGTGTAGTCCTGCCCGGCCACGCCTTTAACGCGGGTGTAAGGCTCGGCTCGCCATGGTGTGCGCCAACCCATCAACAACCGACAGGCTGCCCAGAATGGTGCAACAGCCCGCACACTCGATCATTGCCGAACTCGAAGACGCCGTCAGGGGCGGTTCATCCGCCAAGCGGGTGGAAACCCTGCGGCAGGTCACCGACCTCTTCCTCAACGACGGAGAACGTCTCAGCGACGACCAGGTCAAGGTCTTCGATGACGTGCTCTGCCTCCTGATCGCGCGCGTCGAAACGCGGGCCAAGGCGGAGCTTTCCAAACGGCTGGCGCCGCTCGACTACGCCCCGTTCGAGGTGATCCAGCATCTCGCCTGGGACGACGAGATCGAGGTCGCCAGCAATGTACTGACCCATTCCAGCCGACTCGGCACCGACGTGCTGGTTGAAATCGCCAGCAGCAAGGGACAGGACCACCTGCTCGCGATTTCCGGCCGCGCCGAACTGCCCGCGGCGGTGACCGACGTCATCGTCGACCGCGGCGAAGGCCAGGTGATCCGCAAACTCGCCAACAATGCCGGCGCCAGGTTTTCCGACCAGGGCTTTTCCAGCATCGTCGCGCGCGCCGGTGCGGACGATGAGTTGGTCGAGGCCCTCGGCCTGCGCGCCGATTTCCCGCAAAAGTTCATGGGTGACCTGCTGCGCCGCGCCAAGGAGACGGTCCGCGCCCGGCTGCTCGCTATCGCGCCGCCCACGGTGCAGGAAGAGATCAAGCGGGTCCTGAACGACATCGCCCGCGAGGCGCCGCCCCCAAGCCGCAGCTTCGGCGTTGCCGAGGAGCTGGTGAAGCTGATGAAGGGGCTGAACGAACTCGACGATGCGGCGGTCTACAAATTCGCCGAATCGAACAAGTTCGACGAGGTCACCGTAGCGCTGGCGGTTCTCAACGAAATGCCGGTGGAAATGACGGCCAGGCTGATGGAAGGGCCGCGGGCCGACCTGATCCTGATTCCCTGCCGCTCGGCGAAGCTGAACTGGCCGACGGTCGAGTCGATCCTGCGCAACCGGCCGGTCAAGCCAGCGATCAGCGAACAGACGCTGGAGATCGCGCAACGCGATTTCCGCAAGCTGTCGATGGAGACGGCCCAGCGCACCGTCCGCTTCTGGCAGTTGCACAACAAGATCGAGAAAGAGCCGATCATCCGGACGCATTGAGTCCGGCCGGACAAGCGGCATCTATCAAGGTGCCGCTTCGCTGCGCTGATCCAACAGGTGAGCGCGCAGAACGTAGCGCTCCCGCGCCCGGCTCGCTTGAGGATCGGCCTGATCCGCGAGCGGCACACGCATCGAATGCAGATTAAGAACCCACGCTTTGAATCTGCAAACGCTGGCTTTTTCGTCGCTGATGTAACTGGTGAGATTGCTTCGCGCCTAGAATGTGCGTGACGCATCAGTTCTTCGTTTCGGCGGGGCTGGCGTGCTGCGAGCGGCGCGTTGAAGAATGTGCTTGAAGCATCAATCCTTCAAGGAAACGGCGAGACCGCGGGGCGCGATCTCGCCGGATATTGTCGAGCAAGACTTAAGATTTGGTGTTTCAATACCGGTCTGCCCCGGAGCCGTAGGGTGGGCAAAGGCGCATCGCGCCGTGCCCACCATCTCTCCCAGGCGTCACCGTTAGTGGTGGGCACGCTGCGCTTTGCCCACCCTCATATGAGGCGTTTTGAGTCAAGCATCCCGACAGGGCTTGGATGTGATTTTTACGTTCGGTGGAGCGGCGGCGCGCGGAGCCATGCGTAGCGCAGCGTGCCGCCGCGGTCGGTGCGCTCAGGGACTGGCTTCCGGCGATTTATGCAGTTGCTCACTGCATCACCTCATATCCGGTCGGACCGCTGTGATCCGCACCCACATTCCGCATGCATGCGGCGAGGAAGCCACGAGGATGAGACCCATCTACGAAACAGCCTGTTTGCTGGCCCAAGGGTGGCACGGTCACCATCCATCCCGCGCTGACCGCGGCAGATGCCGCGACGCTGACGCGTTCGTTGAAAGTGGTTAGATCTTTACGGCCTTGAGCACCGCGCCTTCCGGCACGAGACCGGTCGTGAGGTAGCGCCACAGCGCCACCATCAGCTTGCGCGCCAGGGCGACGATGGCGACGCGCTTGATGCGCTTGCCGGCATCGAGCGTGCGCTTGCGGTACTCCAAGGTCAGCTTGCTGTCCGGCTGATGCCGCAGCCACAGCCAGGCCAGTTCGATCGCGGCACAGCGGGCGCGCGGGTTGCCCGCCTTGCTGATGCCCTGGTCGCGGTCGATGCCGCCGCTCCGCCATGGACTGGGCGTCAGTCCGAAATAACTCCCGACCTCGCGGCGATTGCGGAAGTCCTTGTAGAACACCTCGCTGGTCAGCGTCGTCGCGAACGCCGGGCCGAGACATTTGAGCCGGCGCAGCAGTTCGCTGCGCCGGGTCATCTCGGCTTCCGCAGGCATTGGCTCCGCTGCGGCCGCCTCCTGCGCGAGCACGTCGAGCCGATCGCGCACCAGCATCAGCCGCGCGTGCTCGTGTCGGATCTCGCTCAGCATCCGCGGCGGCACCGCCTGGCCTTGCCAATCCCGCTGCGTTGCCAGCCAGCTCAGCCAGTCGCGCCGCCGCGGGTTCCCGACCGCCATGCCCCGCAGCCGCAGCAGTGCCTTGATCCGGTTGGTGTGAGCGGTTTGCTCCTTGATCAGCCGGTCGCGTTCGCGGCTGCCGCGGCGGGCGTCCTCCTGTTCGGCTGCAGGCACCCGGACGATCCGCACCACCCGCGGCTCGCCGCGCAGATACGCCATCAGCGTGCGCAGCATCCGCTCGCCATCGATCCGGTCGGTCTTCACCCGCCGCGCCCGCTGGTCCACCGCAATGCTGGCGGGATCAAACACGTAGTTCGTGATGCCGGCCGCCAGCAGCAGCCGGTGCAGCCAGAACCCGTCGTAGCCCGCCTCGTAGCAGCTCGCCACCGCCGGAACGCCTCCCAGCGTTCGAGCCGCCCGCTCCCGAACCCGACCCACCAACGCCAACAGCTCGGCATGATCGCCACCCTCCAGCTTGTGGTGCGATATCTTGTCCTTGTCCGGGCTGTGCAGCGCGACCCGCCAGCTCCGCTGGCTCAGTTCGATTGCAACGAAAATTGTGCCAATATGGCCGGCGGTGGGCGTGGCTACGGTGGATGCTTGCATCTGACTCTCCGAGGGGTTCGAGTGTGGAAACCCAAACCTTATCGGAAAGGCCACGCTCACCGCCTCATGGAATCTACCAGACCGGCGCTTGCCTTAGTTCTTGGTCTTGTCGACCAGCGCGCCCTTCTTGATCCACGGCATCATGTCGCGGAGCTTGGCGCCGACTTCCTCGATCGGGTGGGCGGCGAGCTTGGCGCGGGTCGCCTTGAATGAGGTCTGGTTGACCTTGTTCTCCAGCATCCAGTCGCGGGCGAACTTGCCGCCCTGGATGTCGGCGAGGACGCGCTTCATCTCGGCCTTGGTTTCGGCGGTGACGATCCGCGGGCCGGTGACGTATTCGCCGTACTCGGCGGTGTTGGAGATCGAGTAGTTCATGTTGGCGATGCCGCCTTCATAGATCAGGTCGACGATCAGCTTCACCTCGTGCAGGCACTCGAAATAGGCCATCTCGGGGGCGTAGCCGGCTTCGACCAGCGTCTCGTAGCCGCCCTTGATCAGCTCGACCAGGCCGCCGCAGAGCACCACCTGCTCGCCGAACAGGTCGGTCTCGCACTCTTCCTTGAAGGTGGTTTCGATGATGCCGGCGCGGCCGCCGCCGATGGCCGAGGCGTAGGAGAGACCGAGGTCATGGGCGTTGCCCGAGACGTCCTTGGCGATCGCGATCAGGCAGGGCACACCGCCGCCGCGCTGGTATTCCGAGCGCACGGTGTGGCCGGGGCCCTTCGGCGCGATCATCAGCACGTCGAGATCGGCGCGCGGATCGAGCAGGTTGAAGTGAACGTTGAGGCCATGGGCGAAGACGAGCGCGGCGCCCTTCTTCATGTTGTCGTGCAGGTGCTCGCGGTAGATGTCGCCCTGCAGTTCGTCCGGGGTCAGCATCATGACGAGGTCGGCCCATTTGGCGGCCTCGGCGACTTCCATCACCTTGAAGCCGGCGGCTTCCGCCTTCTTGGCTGAGGCCGAGCCCTTGCGGAGCGCAATGGCGACTTCCTTGACGCCGGAGTCCTTCAGGTTCAGCGCATGGGCGTGGCCCTGGCTGCCGTAGCCGACGATGACGACCTTCTTGCCCTTGATCAGGTTCAGGTCGGCGTCGCGATCGTAATAAACACGCATGGTCGTTTCCTCAAGCGATGGCCAAAAAGGGCCGGTTAATCAGGCATTTGGGTGGGTGGTGACCGCCGGTCGCCCGCGAATTTCCGGCGTTGTCTAGAGCATTTTCCTGCCCATGGGAAACCCGTTTATGCATGGCCCGGTGCGGCATCATGCGTCCATGAAGACCGGATAGAGCGAGGCCAGCAGCAGCACCGCCATGACGATGTTGAAGGCCCGCACCGCCCGGCGGGAGGTCAGGACCGGCCGCAGCGCGGTGCCGAACAGGGCCCAGGCGGTGCAGGACAGGATCCCCAGCAGCAGGCTGAGGCCGACCTGGATCGCGATGTTCCAGGGATAGGCGGCGATCGCCGCATAGGCGGTGATGGTGCCGATCACCATGACCCAGCCCTTGGCGTTGACCCACTGGAACATGGCCGCGCCCCAGAACGTCATCGGATGGCCGCGGCTTTTGTCCTCCTCGGCGGAAGGCGGTTCGGACATCGCGATCGCCCAGGCCAGATAGATCAGATAGGCCGCGCCGGCATATTTCAGGATGGTCTGCAGCACCGGATAGGCGATGAAGATGGTGCCAAGCCCAAGGCCGACCGCACCGACCATGAAGGCAAATCCGACCGTGATGCCGAGGATGTGGGGGATGGTCGGACGAAAGCCGTAAGTGAGCCCCGACGACAGCAGCATGATGTTGTTCGGCCCTGGCGTGAAGAACATCACGGTGGCGAACATGACGAAGGCGATCAGTAGCGATTGCGACATGGGGGCCTCACGCGATCTTTGGCAGAACTTGTTTTTCTGAAGCCTGGGTAGGTTTGGACAGCAGCATGACGGCGATGCCGCCGACCACGGTGATCATGCCGGCGAGCCGCAGCGGCCCGAAGGTTTCACCGAACACCACGCTCGAGGCCGCGGAACCGACGAATGGCACCAGCAGCGCGAACGGCACCACCTGCGCCGCCGGATAGTCCCGCAGCAGCCGGCCCCACAGCCAGTAGGCGATGCTGGTGGAGATGCCGCCGAGACCGATCATGCACATCAGGCCGGTGAGCGACATGTGGGTCAGCGCATGCCAGGTCGGCTGCAGGCCATTGCTGACCAGCGTCAGCGCCAGCAGCGGAACCGCCGCGACTAAACACAGCCATGCGAACAGGTCGAACATCGGCACGCCCTGCGCGCGCCGGAGCAGCAGGTTGCCGGCCGCGAAGCTGAGCGGCGAGATCATCAATATGGCGAAAGCGCTGACGCTGAAATCGTAACCGACGGTGCCGCAGATCATCAGCAGGCCAACCGTGGCGATGCCGATACCGACCGTCTGCCACGGGCCCGGTCGCTCGCGAAACAACAGCGCGGCAAAGCCGATGGTGAACAGCGCCTGGCTCTGCACGATCACGCTGGAGAGGCCGACGGGAACGCCATGCGCGATAGCGAAGGCCTGCGCCAGAAACTGGCCGAGGAACAGTGTGAAGCTGATCGAGACCAGCACCGTCCACGAAACCTTCGGCCGCGCCACGAACAGGCACGGCAAGGCGGCGATGGAAAAGCGCAGCGTCGTCATCAGTTCCGGCGAAAACTCGTCGAGCGCGATCCGGCTGGCCACGAAAGCAAGGCCCCAGATCACCGCTACCAGCACGGCGATGCAGACATCCGCCGGTTTCATTTTTTTCTAGCTCTGTTGGTCCGGCTTTGGCTTGCGCAGGAGATAGGTGCCGTGAAGCGGCGCGTGATAGTCGACCGATTCCAGCGTGAAGCCGATATCGGTCAGCATGCGCTCGATGACCCAGCCGAAGGTCGAGTACTCGTCGCGCATATGCGTGACCACGCCTTCGCGCTGGAAATCGTGGTTCTTGATGGTGAAATCGGCCCATTGGTCGACATCGCGCTCGACGCCGTCGGGCATGCTGACGAAGACGATGTCGCGCAGGTAGAAGTTCGCGCCGGGCTTCAGCGCGGCATAGATCCGCGCCAGCGCCACCGCTTTCCAGAAATCCGGCAGATGATGCAGCGTGAATTCGCTGACGATCAGATCGTAGGAATTGGGCTGGTAGGCAAAGCTCAGCATGCCGGCCGGCTGGGTGCGGATCGCGATCTTGCGGTCGCGGGCCTGGATATCGGCAAGCGCCAGCATGGCCGGCGATATGTCGATGGCATCGACCTCCGCCCCCATCAGCGCCGCTTCGCAAGCCAGCACGCCGTTGCCGCAACCGATATCGGCCACCCGCCAGCCCGGCTGCACACCGAGCATGGTGAGCGCGGCGCGGGCACGCTCGTCGCTGTCGTCATGCCGGTCGTAGATCGAGGCGACCGCGCGATCGAGCCCGAGCCGCCTTCGTTGAGTGTAATACCAGTCACGCGCCAGCATGTTCACATCCCCTCAGGCCCACGCCCGATTGCGGCAACGCCAGTGCGCGATACCTCGAGAAGGCCGAGCGGGCGCATCAGGTCGATAAATTGACTGATCTTCGATGAGTTGCCTGTGATCTCGAACACAAAACTTTCGGTCGTGGCGTCGATCACGCGGGCGCGGAACGCATCCGCCAATCGCAGCGCCTCGACCCGGCTGTCGCCGCGGCCGACCACCTTCACCATGGCGAGTTCCCGCTCGATCGAGCGGCCGGTGATCGTCATGTCGACGACGCGGTAGACCGGGATCATGCGGTCGAGCTGGTGCTTGATCTGCTCGATCACCATCGGCGTACCCGTGGTGACGATGGTGATGCGCGAGAGATGTTTCTGGCTCTCGGTCTCGGAGACGGTGAGACTGTCGATGTTGTAGCCGCGGCCGGAGAACAGGCCGATCACGCGCGCGAGCACACCGGGCTCGTTCTGCACCAACACCGAGAGCGTGTGCGTCTCGTTGGGATCGTGGCGCTCTTCCAGGAAGTAGGCGGATGCGGGCTGGTTCATGGTCGTCCCCTTACATGTCCTCTCGTTACGCCATCGCCCGTTGCGCGGCTGCCGTGACATCCGTCCCGACCCATTTTCGGAACAGATCGAAATCGATATTGCCGCCTGACAGGATCAGGCCGACACGCTTGCCGGCGAGCTTTTGCTTTTCCTGCAGCGCGGCGGCGAGCGCGGCTGCGCCGGCGCCTTCGGCCAGATTGTGCGTATCGGTCCAGTAGGCGCGGATCGCGGCGCCGACCTCATCGTCGGTCACCTGCACGATGCGCGAGGCGCCCTTGCGGATGAGCGCGAAGGCGTCCGGATCGGGAATGCGCGTCGCCATGCCGTCGGCCAGCGTGTTGCTGGTTTCGGTGGTCACGATCTTTCCCGCAGCAAAGGACAGCGCGTAGGACGGCGCTTCGGTCGATTGCACGCCGACGATTTCCGTCTTCAGCCCGAGCAGGTCGCGCGCCATGATGCAGCCGGAGATGCCGGAGCCCTGCCCGATCGGCACGTAGAGAATGTCGAGGTCGGGCGCGGCGCGGAACAGTTCGAGCGCGTAGGTGGCGACGCCGAGCACGAGATCCCTGTGGAACGACGGCACCATGTGCAGGCCGGCGAACTGGGCGCGGCGCTGGGCTTCTTCGGCTGCCGCCTGAAAATCCTCGCCGTGCTCGACCAGCTCGGCGCCGAACGCGCGCATGGCGCGGTTCTTCTCCACCGAATTGCCTGATGGCACGTAGATCACCGCCGGAACGCCGTGACGGGAAGCCGCGAACGCCAGGCTCTGGCCGTGATTGCCGCGGGTGGCGGAAATGATCCCGGGCGTATTCGGCCGCTCGCGCTTCAGCCGGTCGAGATAGACCAGCCCGCCGCGCACCTTGAAAGCGCCGATCGGCGTGTGGTTCTCGTGCTTGACCACGACGCGCGTCCCCAGCCGCTGCGCGAGCAGCGGCCAGGCATGCGCCGGCGTCGGCGGCACCGCCTGCCCCACAATCCCATGCGCGCGTTCGAGCTCTGCGAGGTCAAACACTTCTCGATCCTCTCGTATGCTCGTCATCCCCGCGAATGCGGGGATCCAGTATTCCAGAGACGTTCGAAATGAATCGAGATGCCACGGCGTACTGGATTGCCCGATCAAGCCGGGCGATGACAGCGGAATATGTGTCTGGCGACCTCACACCAGCGCCTTGCCGCCGGCGAAAGCTGCGGCCGTTGCTTCGTCAGTCGCTTCCACCGGCAACAGCATTTCGTTGTGCGCCTTGCCGGACGGGATCATCGGGAAGCAGTTTTCCAGCGCCGCAACACGGCAATCGAACAGCACCGGGCGC encodes the following:
- a CDS encoding SDR family oxidoreductase, which gives rise to MGFATAERFAREGFQLILAARNAARTEQLADKLKSKGYRAEVRTVDSSNPESVAKLVAEVEKQHGSIDVLHYNAAAMRKATLAEQPRDTFNGDLAANIGGALVAAQAVAPKMEEQKSGAILLTGGGFALAPSPDYLSLSIGKAGIRALALGLFEPFREKGIHVATVTVAAFVSPDSKEAASVAEHFWRLYSQPRDAWTAEATYSPANV
- a CDS encoding quinone oxidoreductase family protein → MTSAIRIETTGGPDVLRLEQVEQEAPKSGQAWIEHDAIGVNYLDVTQRNGAVPIPLPSGLGLEGAGRVTAIGPDVENVAVGDRVGYALGPLGSYATGRLYPANRLVKLPDAIKSEDAAAVIFKGITAQYLIKSTFQVKSGTTVLLYGAAGALGQILAPWAKHLGAFVIGVVSKDASAPRAKAAGCDAVVIWNEDLPAEIRRLTAGRMADVVYDGVGRTTFAASLDSLRPRGTMVSFGASTGAPPPVEVGTLNAKGSLFLTRPGLAAHATEIGEYRERVLDVFDAVERGIIKPSVWKTYALSDAAGAHEALEHGRSAGAIVLKP
- a CDS encoding lysozyme inhibitor LprI family protein, translating into MLRTVLGAATLLALVSIAHAGDQDVSEQSCDGNTYQMVECLKAKTAQWDKRLNTAYQKALGAAGDKQREQFRAAQRLWIQYRDANCLYYGMGEGTIARLEAGECMRSMTEARAKELEGIGQQ
- a CDS encoding SDR family oxidoreductase, translating into MRSVVVTGASTGIGWASAKLLLDRGFRVFGSVRKQADADRLKGEFGPSFTPLIFDVTDEAAVLAAGREVRAVLNGETLAGLVNNAGIAVSGPVLELAADEFRRQMEVNFIGPIIATQAFGPLLGSDPTLKGPKGRIVMISSVAGKNGNPMTSAYSASKHAIEGLSESLRRELMLFGIDVIIIAPGAVKTPIWSKAEEVDISPYKNSPYLPALEKIRAYMLALGAKGLPAEMIAEKVFEALTLPKPKVRYTITPDPMQLFMAAVLPKRTIDRIVAKRLGLTPQG
- a CDS encoding DUF2336 domain-containing protein; translation: MVQQPAHSIIAELEDAVRGGSSAKRVETLRQVTDLFLNDGERLSDDQVKVFDDVLCLLIARVETRAKAELSKRLAPLDYAPFEVIQHLAWDDEIEVASNVLTHSSRLGTDVLVEIASSKGQDHLLAISGRAELPAAVTDVIVDRGEGQVIRKLANNAGARFSDQGFSSIVARAGADDELVEALGLRADFPQKFMGDLLRRAKETVRARLLAIAPPTVQEEIKRVLNDIAREAPPPSRSFGVAEELVKLMKGLNELDDAAVYKFAESNKFDEVTVALAVLNEMPVEMTARLMEGPRADLILIPCRSAKLNWPTVESILRNRPVKPAISEQTLEIAQRDFRKLSMETAQRTVRFWQLHNKIEKEPIIRTH
- a CDS encoding IS110 family transposase, translating into MQASTVATPTAGHIGTIFVAIELSQRSWRVALHSPDKDKISHHKLEGGDHAELLALVGRVRERAARTLGGVPAVASCYEAGYDGFWLHRLLLAAGITNYVFDPASIAVDQRARRVKTDRIDGERMLRTLMAYLRGEPRVVRIVRVPAAEQEDARRGSRERDRLIKEQTAHTNRIKALLRLRGMAVGNPRRRDWLSWLATQRDWQGQAVPPRMLSEIRHEHARLMLVRDRLDVLAQEAAAAEPMPAEAEMTRRSELLRRLKCLGPAFATTLTSEVFYKDFRNRREVGSYFGLTPSPWRSGGIDRDQGISKAGNPRARCAAIELAWLWLRHQPDSKLTLEYRKRTLDAGKRIKRVAIVALARKLMVALWRYLTTGLVPEGAVLKAVKI
- the ilvC gene encoding ketol-acid reductoisomerase — translated: MRVYYDRDADLNLIKGKKVVIVGYGSQGHAHALNLKDSGVKEVAIALRKGSASAKKAEAAGFKVMEVAEAAKWADLVMMLTPDELQGDIYREHLHDNMKKGAALVFAHGLNVHFNLLDPRADLDVLMIAPKGPGHTVRSEYQRGGGVPCLIAIAKDVSGNAHDLGLSYASAIGGGRAGIIETTFKEECETDLFGEQVVLCGGLVELIKGGYETLVEAGYAPEMAYFECLHEVKLIVDLIYEGGIANMNYSISNTAEYGEYVTGPRIVTAETKAEMKRVLADIQGGKFARDWMLENKVNQTSFKATRAKLAAHPIEEVGAKLRDMMPWIKKGALVDKTKN
- a CDS encoding LysE family translocator; this encodes MSQSLLIAFVMFATVMFFTPGPNNIMLLSSGLTYGFRPTIPHILGITVGFAFMVGAVGLGLGTIFIAYPVLQTILKYAGAAYLIYLAWAIAMSEPPSAEEDKSRGHPMTFWGAAMFQWVNAKGWVMVIGTITAYAAIAAYPWNIAIQVGLSLLLGILSCTAWALFGTALRPVLTSRRAVRAFNIVMAVLLLASLYPVFMDA
- a CDS encoding EamA family transporter → MKPADVCIAVLVAVIWGLAFVASRIALDEFSPELMTTLRFSIAALPCLFVARPKVSWTVLVSISFTLFLGQFLAQAFAIAHGVPVGLSSVIVQSQALFTIGFAALLFRERPGPWQTVGIGIATVGLLMICGTVGYDFSVSAFAILMISPLSFAAGNLLLRRAQGVPMFDLFAWLCLVAAVPLLALTLVSNGLQPTWHALTHMSLTGLMCMIGLGGISTSIAYWLWGRLLRDYPAAQVVPFALLVPFVGSAASSVVFGETFGPLRLAGMITVVGGIAVMLLSKPTQASEKQVLPKIA
- a CDS encoding class I SAM-dependent methyltransferase: MLARDWYYTQRRRLGLDRAVASIYDRHDDSDERARAALTMLGVQPGWRVADIGCGNGVLACEAALMGAEVDAIDISPAMLALADIQARDRKIAIRTQPAGMLSFAYQPNSYDLIVSEFTLHHLPDFWKAVALARIYAALKPGANFYLRDIVFVSMPDGVERDVDQWADFTIKNHDFQREGVVTHMRDEYSTFGWVIERMLTDIGFTLESVDYHAPLHGTYLLRKPKPDQQS
- the ilvN gene encoding acetolactate synthase small subunit, coding for MNQPASAYFLEERHDPNETHTLSVLVQNEPGVLARVIGLFSGRGYNIDSLTVSETESQKHLSRITIVTTGTPMVIEQIKHQLDRMIPVYRVVDMTITGRSIERELAMVKVVGRGDSRVEALRLADAFRARVIDATTESFVFEITGNSSKISQFIDLMRPLGLLEVSRTGVAAIGRGPEGM